In Persicimonas caeni, a single window of DNA contains:
- the hutI gene encoding imidazolonepropionase, translating into MNNTFTIHARQLLTMPEESDALRDYDPQADLHARDREIVGAIDDAGVFVNDGQIEWFGPYEERTEEAKQAPQIRAELVTPGWVDCHTHAVFAGERADEFVLRNAGRPYVEILEEGGGILNSVDALRRASTKELADALLERVFDSVRAGVTTLEVKTGYGLTTSDELKSLKAIQMVADQEVPCELVPCFLGAHAIPREYRDRRDEYVDLVCEEMIPKVAEQNLAQYCDVFCDRGAFTVDEARRILTTGQDHGLIARIHADELTDAGAARLAAEVGAASADHLEYTSDDAIAAMADAGVVGVLMPAVNLFLGTTDHLAPARKLLQAGCEVAVATDFNPGSAMTQDLGLMLTLACTLYKMTPGEALRAVTIGAAKALRRDDIGRIRTGVTANLTMLSVPSMTYVPYHFGTSHVSGVVQNGEFAYWTEQDTV; encoded by the coding sequence ATGAACAACACATTCACCATCCACGCCCGCCAACTCCTCACCATGCCCGAGGAGTCCGACGCACTGCGCGACTACGACCCGCAGGCCGATCTCCACGCGCGTGACCGCGAGATCGTCGGCGCCATCGACGACGCCGGCGTCTTCGTCAATGACGGCCAGATCGAATGGTTCGGCCCGTACGAAGAGCGCACCGAAGAGGCCAAGCAGGCCCCGCAGATTCGGGCCGAGCTGGTCACCCCGGGCTGGGTCGACTGTCACACCCACGCCGTGTTCGCCGGCGAGCGCGCCGACGAATTCGTGTTGCGCAACGCCGGGCGGCCCTACGTCGAGATTTTGGAGGAGGGTGGCGGCATCCTCAATTCGGTCGACGCGCTTCGGCGTGCATCGACCAAGGAGCTCGCCGACGCGCTGCTCGAGCGCGTCTTCGACTCGGTGCGAGCGGGCGTGACCACCCTGGAGGTCAAGACCGGCTACGGGTTGACGACCTCCGACGAGCTCAAGTCGCTCAAGGCGATTCAGATGGTCGCCGACCAGGAGGTGCCTTGCGAGCTGGTCCCCTGCTTTTTGGGGGCGCACGCCATCCCGCGTGAGTACCGCGACCGCCGAGACGAGTATGTCGACCTGGTCTGTGAGGAGATGATCCCGAAGGTCGCCGAGCAGAACTTGGCGCAGTATTGCGACGTCTTCTGCGACCGCGGCGCGTTCACCGTCGACGAGGCGCGCCGCATCCTGACGACCGGCCAAGACCACGGGCTCATCGCCCGCATCCACGCCGACGAACTCACCGACGCCGGCGCTGCGCGCTTGGCCGCCGAAGTAGGCGCCGCCAGCGCCGACCACCTCGAGTACACCTCTGACGACGCCATCGCCGCGATGGCCGACGCGGGCGTGGTGGGCGTGTTGATGCCCGCGGTCAACTTGTTCTTGGGCACCACCGACCACCTCGCCCCGGCCAGGAAGCTCTTGCAGGCCGGCTGTGAGGTCGCCGTGGCGACCGACTTCAACCCGGGAAGCGCCATGACGCAGGACTTAGGCCTGATGCTCACGCTCGCCTGCACGCTCTACAAGATGACCCCGGGAGAGGCGCTGCGCGCGGTGACCATCGGCGCGGCCAAGGCGCTTCGGCGCGACGATATCGGCCGCATTCGCACGGGCGTGACGGCCAACCTGACGATGCTCAGCGTCCCCTCGATGACCTACGTTCCGTATCACTTCGGCACCAGTCATGTGAGCG